In Salmo salar chromosome ssa14, Ssal_v3.1, whole genome shotgun sequence, the sequence cacacacacacacacacacacacacacggaattcCACCTCCTTGAGGGGATAAGGTGGACAGAGTCCATGGGATTTGCACATTATACAGTGCAttgcctcgtgtgtgtgtgtgttcaggtgatGGTATCTCGTGTGGCGCGGGTGTGCAAAGGGGACATGGGTGGCTCTCAGAGGGTGTTGGAGAAACAGTGGACATCGTTCCTGAAGGCCAGACTGAACTGTTCTGTCCCAGGAGACTCCCACTTCTATTTCAACCTGCTCCACGCCACCAGCCCCATACTCAACATGAACGGCAGAGACGTCAtactgggactgttctctacaccgcccaacaggtacacacacgtgtacacacgcacacaatcaTGCATgaatgcaccccccccccccccccattttctgATACGTATTTAATCATCTTACCCCctttaaccctctctctctctctctctctctctctctctctcagtatcccggggtctgcagtgtgtgtgtttgacatgcAGCAGTTGGCCAGGGTGTTTGAGGGAAGATTCAAGGAGCAGAAATCTCCAGAATCCATCTGGACACCCGTGCCTGATGAGCTTGTGCCCAAACCCAGGTATGCAGTACATTGGACTTGTACTGATATTGATTGTGTAACTGACTGGTTCTTCCTGATTCTGATCGTTTTTtggaccctctcctctctctgtaggccGGGTGGCTGTGCGGTACAGGGGTCTCCGTTCAGTTCGTCTAAATCTCTGCCGGATGAAGTGCTGAACTTTGTAAAGACTCATCCCTTGATGGACGAGACCATACCCTTGGTTGGGCACAGACCTTGGGTCGTCAAGACTATGGGCAGGTATGGCTAAGGATACCCATGGCTACCACTGATTGTTCACTGTTTGCCCTACGTTCTGAAATTgagctctcccctctccctccctccctccctccctccctccctccctccctccctccctccctccctccctccctcccctcccctccctccctccctccctccctctctctctctctctctctctctctctctctctctctctctctctctctctctctctctctccctctctatttctctctctatttctctctctccctccatctcgctCTCCAGGTACCAGTTGACAGCAATGGTGGTGGACACAGAGGCTGGTCCCCATAGGAACCATACAGTGTTGTTCCTGGGCTCCACACGAGGGACCGTCCTGAAATTCCTCATCCTCCCCAGCGGAGAAAACTCTCCCACACACAGCAGTGTGTttctggaggaggtggagggattCAACCCTGAGAAGTGAGTACAGGAAGGGAGTTTGGCCACGATCCCTTGTGTTCGCTGCAGTCCGGTGTTTTGTCAGGTCATTATTGAGGAGATTAACTGTTCTACTCACAATGCTTGTTGCTGCATTGTTTTCAAAGTCTCTCTGATCTGATCACCCTGATGTGAATCTCTACATTTCTCTGTTGTAACAATCGAAATCAATGAAAATACTCTAAggatctctttttctctgtctctctgtatctgtctctctctctccttcatccctatcaccctctctccttctatccctccctccctttatctctccccctctatctctccccctccacccctccctctatccctctctctctccctccctctctccctctatttctctatccctccctccctctctccttctatccctctccccgtctccttccatccctctctcctttcatccatccctccctccctcaatctatccctccccatctccctctctccttcccttcctccttctgtccctccctctctctctctcactccctctctttctctctctctctgtctctctctccctctctcactgcccctctccccctctctccttccttccatccctctctcctttcatccctccctccctccctccctccctccctccctccctccctccctccctccctccctccctccctccctccctccctccctccctccctctgtctctaggTGTGGAGAGGACTCTGTCCAGGCCAGACagttgttgtttctgtctctgGATCGTCCAAGTCACACTCTGCTGCTGGCCTTCCCTTCCTGTCTGGTCAGACTGCCCACAGCACGCTGCCACCTACACTCACGCTGCATGAAgtgagtaaaacacacacacacacacacacacacacacacacacacacacatacacacacacacacacacacacacacacagaccatctcAACCATCTCCATCAGGCTGATCAgatctccatgtgtgtgtgtataggagcTGTCTGACCTCCAGAGATCCCTACTGTGGCTGGACCAGAGGCAGCACCTGCTCCTTCCTCAGACCAGGCACACGGTGAGACAGCTCCCCGTAGCTTTATCCAGTTGATTGTGTGTTCAACTGTAGATGTCAGTCTGATCATCTGTTATGTTTGTTCTattacaggcttccttttcatcaAGACAGTGAGTACGGCAACTTCTCCCATCTTGGAGACTGTGATGGTAGGTACCTTTCCTTTACCCTGTAGCTCTGTTCTTTCTTTCAGTCAATTCATGCTCCACCTAATAGCACAATCATACTCCGCCTAATGGCATAATCATGCTCCACCTAGTGTCATTATCATGCTCCACCTAATAGCATAATCATGCTCCACCTAGTGGTATATTCATGCTCCACCTAGTGGCACAATCGTGCTCCACCTAGTGGTATAATCATGTTCCACCTAATGGCATAATCATGCTCCACCTAGTGGCACAATCGTGCTCCACCAATTGTATAATCGTGCTCCACCTAATGGCATAATCATGCTCCACCTAGTGGCATAACCATGCTCCACCTAGTGGCACAATCATGCTCCACCTAGTGGCATAATCATGATCCACCTCGTGGCATATAATCATGCTCCACCCAGTGGAATAATCATGCTCCACCTAGTGGTATAATCATGTTCCACCTAATGGCATAATCATGCTCCACCTAGTGGCACAATCGTGCTCCACCAATTGGTATAATCGTGCTCCACCTAGTGGCATAACCATGATCCACCTCGTGGCATATAATCATGCTCCACCCAGTGGAATAATCATGCTCCACCTAGTGGCACAATCATGCTCCACCTACTGGCATAATCAAGCTCCACCTAGTGGATAATCATGCTCCACCTAGTGGCATAAGCATGCTTAAGCTACTGGCATAATCATGCTCCACCTAATGGTATAAACATACTCCACCTAGTGGCATAATCATGCTCCACCTAGTGGCATAAGCATGCTCCACCTAGTGGCATAAGCATGCTCCACCTAGTGGCATAATCATGCTTCACCTAGTGGCATAATCATGCTCCACCTAGTGGCATAATCAGGCTCCACCTAGTGGCATATTCATGCTCCACCTAGTATATAAGCATGCTCCACCTAGTGGCATAATCATGCTCCACCTAGTGGTATAATCATGCTCCACCTAGTGGCATATTCATGCTCCACCTAGTATATAAGCATGCTCCACCTAGTGGTATAAGCATACTCCACCTACTGGCATAATCATGCTCCACCTACTGGCATAAACATGCTCCACTTAGAGGCATAATCATGCTCCACCTAGTGGCATAAGCATGCTCCACCTAGTGACATTATCATGCTCCACCTAGTGGCATAATCATGATCCACCTAGTGGCATAATCATGCTCCGCCTACTGGCATAATCATGCTCCACTTAGAGGCATAATCATACTCCACCTAGTGGCATAAGCATGCTCCACCTAGTGACATTATCATGCTCCACCTAGTGGCATAATCATGCTCCACCTAGTGACATTATCATGCTCCACCTAGTGGCATAATCATGATCCACCTAGTGGCATAATCATGCTCCACCTAGTGGCATAATCATGCTCCACCTAGTGACATTATCATGCTCCACCTAGTGGCATAATCATGATCCACCTAGTGACATTATCATGCTCCACCTAGTGGCATAATCATGATCCACCCAGTGGCATAATCATGCTCCACCTAGTGGCATAATCATGATCCACCCAGTGGCATAATCATGCTCCACCTAGTGGCATAATCATGGTCCACCCAGTGGCATAATCATGCTCCACCTAGTGGCATAATCATGATCCACCCAGTGGCATAATCATGGTTCACCTAGTGGCATAATCATGCTCCACCTAGTGGCATAATCATGCATTACAAGAGTTTGCGACAGATGTTAAAGGGTCATTTCaatactgcaactcgctgttggcggggctccctgcctgtgccattaaacccctacaactcatccagaacgccgcagcccgtctggtgttcaaccttcccaagttagggttagggttagggttagggttaggctgattgaggtagtatgtacatgtagatttggttaaagtgactatgcatatatgatgaacaactggcttccagttgaagctcgtatctgctacaagaccatggtgcttgcctacggagctgtgaggggaacggcacctccgtaccttcaggctctgatcagtccctacacccaaagaagggcactgcgttcatccacctctggcctgctcgcctccctacctctgcggaagcacagttcccgctcagcccagtcaaaactgtttgctgctctggcaccccaatggtggaacaagctccctcacgacgccaggacagcggagtcaatcaccaccttccggagacacctgaaaccccacctctttaaggaatacctgggataggattaagtaatccttctaacccccccccaaaaaaagatatagatgtactattgtaaagtggttgttccactggatatcttaaggtgaatgcaccaatttgtaagtcgctctggataagagcgtctgctaaattacgtaaatgtaaatgtaaatctccaGCACTACCCTAACATCAACATATTTGATAATggctgtttctatgttttgtatttaaaaGATAGAGAAAGattagtgtttccaatgacatcatcaaccaattCGTAGACAACTAGtaggacatttttattttttttaacctttatttaactaggcaagtcagttatgaacaaattcttattttcaaggacggcctaggaacagtgggttaactgccttgttcaggggcagaatgacagatctttaccttgtcagctcggggattcaattttgcaacctttcgattacaagtccaacactctaaccactaggctacctgccgcccaaatgcctcctcataattggttaaaatcacacgATGCACACCAATGATgacattggaaacacttatcttcctctatcTGTTTTACTACAAAACCTAAATAACACACAATtatcacatatgttgatgttggggtggtgctgcagatgatgaatatgaagttgaaaacATTTGACATTTCCCTTTAATGCACATTGAACAAATTCAAATGCTGATGTAAGGGAATGTCTATGGCAACATATTCAattaaaaatgtttgtttttgcaaGGTACAGTTTTTCTTTGTCATGGCATCAATTAAAAATTCAATCACCTCCCcaatgcacatacagttgaagtcggaagtttacatacaccttagccaaatacgtttaaactcagctgatttatttcagcttttatttctttcatcacattcccagttggtcagaagtttacatagactcaattagtatttgatagcattgcctttcaattatttaacttgggtcaaacatttcaggaagccttccacaagcttcccacaataagttgggtgaattttggaccattcctcctgacagagctggtgtaactgagtcaggtttgtaggcctccttgctcgcacacgctttttcagttctgcccacacattttctatgggattgaggtcagggctttgtgatggccaatccaataccttgactttgttgtccttaagccattttgccacaactttggaagtatgcttggggtcattgtccatttggaagacccatttgcgaccaagcatttaacttcctgactgatgtcttgagatgttgcttcaatatttccccGTAATTTTCCTActtcatgatgcaatctattttgtgaagtgcaccagtccctcctgcagcaatgcacccccacaacatgatgctgctacccccgtgcttcacggttgggatggtgttctttggcttgcaagcatcccccttttcttccaaacatagcgatggtcattatggccaaacagttctatttttgtttcatcagaccagaggacatttctccaaaagtacaatctttgtccccatgtgcagttgcaaactgtagtctgacttttttatggcggtttttgagcagtggcttcttccttgctgagtggcctttcaggttatgtcgatataggacacgttttactgtggatatagatacttttgtacccgtttcctccagcatcttcacaaggtcctttgctgttgttctgggattaattagcacttttcgcaccaaagtacgttcatctctaagagacagaacgcgtctccttcctgagcggtatgacggctgcgtggtcccatggtgttcatacttgcatactactgtttgtacagatgaacgtggtaccttcaggcgtttggaaattgctcacaaggatgaaccagacttgtggaggtctacaatttttttctgaggtcttggctgatttcttttgatttccccatgatgtcaagcaaagaggccctgagtttgaaggttggccttgaaatacatccacaggtacacctcctattgactcaaatgatgtcaattaacctatcagaagcttctaaagccatgacattattttctggaaattttccaagctgtttataggcaccgtcaacttagtgtatgtaaacttctgacccactggaattgtgatacagtaaattataagtgaaataatctgtctgtaaacaattgttggaaaaatgacttgtgtcttgcataaagtagatgccctaaccaacttgacaaaactatagtttgttaacaagaaatttgtggagtggttgaaaaacgggttttaatgactccaacctatcaCAATAATTCTACATACCGTTCATTTATAttggttgtttgtgtttatgtgtgtattgtatttgtatttacagtggtgaCAGAAAATTGCAATGTTTTTCAGTCTGTCAGTAATGGGATTAGCTAGTGTGAAATGTCAGGGCTTTGAATTCCGTCTCCTAAGATTAGTGTCTGTCAGAAGCCTCCCAGCATGACAATAAATTCATTTTGATTGGTTGACAAAGGAGCGAACGTCTTGATCAGTGAATTAAAGCCCACAGAACTGAGACTTATTCTGAGACAGTGTTCTGCTGTCAACGACTGTCTGCTACAGTTTGACAAGTACTTGCCAGAAAAATATGTACAAAAGAAAAATGAGGACAAAACTCTGTGCGCAGTGCTCAAAACTGAGTTTCTGGCAGGGCATAAGAGAACGTCTTTCACTTTGATACGTTTATGGGCTCCTAACAAACACACCtcaaatctgtctctctctcaattaggATGTCTCTGCTTTTCATCAGCAAACTGTTCCAGGACCTGCAATCTGTTCCATCTCCAATTATACACTGCAATCTAATCTGTTTTATCACAGATCTATAATCTGTGGGGTGTTCTGATTCCAGAACATTACAACCTCATCTATTTTATAGAACCTGCAATCTGTTCCAAACTCCAAAGTCCATCATATCCCATCTATAATATCTATCATAAATCTATAACCTCTAACCTGCAATTAATACATTCCTTTGCCAAAACATTGCAATCTCATTTGTTATTTATCACTCTTTAGAATCTGATCTGATCTAGTTGCAGAGTTTTAGCTTTCTAACCCGAATACAGGCCCATTTACTGCAGAGTCAGGCCGTTTAATGGATATTGGTGAAAGCATAGAGCCAGAACCAGAACTAGGTCCAGGGCAGACATGTGCTGTGTCTGTGCACATGGGAGTGATTAGAGCGGTGGAAATCATGAACTGAAATATATGACGTGTTTTAGGGAGAAACTCACTGGCTTGCCCAGAGTCCTCCTTATTACAGAATGGGAACACTGAGAAGagttggtctgttttattgtcttccTCTTTTTACTGATGACTAGTGCAGCTTTCAGCCCAGCCAGCAGAACCGCAAGGCTGTGCTGGAGAAAACACTGGTTaaggaaaaagaaaaggagatgCTTATCTGTTGCCGTTATGAAATATTATGGTAGATTACAGTAATAGAGAATAAGATTAAGCTCTTGGgtaatacaatatagcaatataATCCTTGACATCAGGCAAATAATGTTTAGGTACTGAAGGATAAAACATCTAAAAATGTGGCAATAACAAAAGTGGAAAGATTTATAAAGGAGAATGAATacacagaggtagaggagaatAAAGGAATGAGATAACTGGTTTACGCTGTAATTTGAAGCGTTTTTATATTCTCTCTTGCCATTAGCCTTATCTCTCAGGGACAGATGCACGGAATGGAAATGGTAGTAGcatctgtcaactgtgggatacGACTAACAAGGAACTTTGTTCCGGTACGCTGATTCTTTGTCACTgatcatttggacaaatcacAATTTCGCAGGTGCTCGCATCTTTTTTGAATTTCCaaaggggaggggacatttagCCCATAGATGGAGACTTATCTAGTCTCGTTAGACTTAACACATCTCCCCCAAGAACTTAATCGAGCATCTGATGCAGTTACACAAGATTTTAGTTCTAGGTGTCCGAGATTAGCCTTGTGATTCCTTTctcttgtctcctctctcccctacagGTGTCATACAGCAGAGTCTGCTGATCGAGCCGGAGAGCCTGGTCTCCCTCAACCTGCTGGTGGCATCTGCAGTCTCAGCCTTCACCATCGGTGCGGCGCTCTCGGGCCTGGCTGTCTGCTGGATTATGGCCCACAAGCCTGGCAACCGTCGCCACGGCAACAACACCCCCCAGTCCACTATCCAGCGCCAGGAGAGGGGGATGTTGACATcaggaggagggatggggggatCGGTCCTCAGTGTGACCCGtcagggaggaggggatagaccCTGCTCTCAGGGCGGGGAGACCCTGTTTGTGATGCCCAACGGCTGGGGGAAGTCAGGGGAGCTGGACCCAGGGTTCCTGCCTACTCCGGAGCACACGCCTCAGCAGAAAAGACGCGGGCTCAGGCTGTCCGATTCTGGATCAGGGGGGTGGGATAACAGCCAGACCTACCTGGGAGGGAGTACCATGGGGCTGGCGTCTCCCTGCCCTCTCCCTTGCCCCCCACACCCCTCCACCGCCGTCTACCTGACCACCAGACTATttcaggggggaggaggagggaggcatgGGGGTGAGGagcgaggaagaggaggggagacgcCTCGCCAGCACTACGTGTGCCTGAGCAAGCCCCGGGGGGAAAAGGGCAGAAGTGGGACACCAAAGTCTGCGCTTCGTAAGTCGGCAGGGGAGTACGTGTACCCCATGACCCCCCAGGATTCTCCGGATAGGAGGAGGGTGGTGTCAGCCCCCAGCGCCCCTATGGAGTTTGGGGAGCCCCTGCCACTCCGCTGGCCTCCCCAGGAAGGCTACATCCTCAGCAGCCAGGGCATGGTCCCTGTACCTCCATCCTCCATGCCCACCCCCAAAGGCCAGCAGTATGTGGCCCAGCACCACACCCCCGGGCCGGGCAGGTCTCAGCTGAGAGGGGCCttggggagaggagagctggGGGAGCTGGTGGATCTCAGCCAGCTGCTGAGTAAGAAGAGTTCCAATGAGAGGACTCACAACGGGCAGTGATCAAGCAGGGAAACCATGTCTCTTTCTACATcgttctctttctgtctgttctaccttttctctccctctctctttctctctgacctCTTTCTCTGTCATTGTCATTTAGTCCTCCCGATATCTCTGTATCTCGCTGGCGGACTCCTGAGGCTGTTCTCGCTGGCGGACTCCTGAGGCTGTTCTCGCTGGCAGACTCCTGAGGCTGTTCTCGCTGGCAGACTCCTAAGGCTGTTCTCGCTGGCAGACTCCTAAGGCTGTTCTTGCTGGCAGACTCCTGAGGCTGTTCTTGCTGGCAGACTCCTGAGGCTGTTCTCGCTGGCGGACTCCTGAGGCTGTTCTCGCTGGCGGACTCCTGAGGCTGTTCTCGCTGGCGGACTCCTAAGGCTGTTCTCGCTGGCAGACTCCTGAGGCTGTTCTCGCTGGCGGACTCCTAAGGCTGTTCTCGCTGGCGGACTCCTGAGGCTGTTCTCGCTGGCTAGAGTCCTGAGGCTGTTCTCGCTGGCGGACTCCTAAGGCTGTTCTCGCTGGCGGACTCCTGAGGCTGTTCTCGCTGGCGGACTCCTGAGGCTGTTCTCGCTGGCGGACTCCTGAGGCTGTTCTCGCTGGCGGACTCCTGAGGCTGTTCTCGCTGGCTAGACTCCTGAGGCTGTTCTCGCTGGCGGACTCCTGAGGCTGTTCTCGCTGGCGGACTCCTAAGGCTGTTCTCACTGGCGGACTCCTAAGGCTGTTCTCACTGGCGGACTCCTGAGGCTGTTCTCTCTGTGAGTGGTTGATGCTGCTATCACTCATACCCTGCTTGGCTGTGATTGGTCAGTGAAAGTGAGGTTGTTGCTGTGTCTGCATTGCAGAGCTGCCTCTCCCCTCTGGCTGcttagagatgggagagagaggaggagagagagggagagagggattgaaAGAggtgagaaagagggatggagatggaaaGAGAAAAGGGAAGGAAGAGTTTGCTAGACAGCGGAATTCTTTCAAAAGAACACATTAAGAGAGAACCATAAATAGGAAGGAACATTCAAggagacccagagacagacactTCCCTGTGCAGCAAACAGGGCAACAAGGACTGACTGAACAACATGGCCACAGAGCCCACTGTCAGGTGTCAGAAGACGAGACCCAGTGGACATCACTCCTACACAATGTACTTTGTCCACCTTCCAGTGCAGACTGATTGGCACTCTCTGACAATAAGACAATGGAGGACACTGAAACATGAATTGTAAACACATTACTTTGAAGCATCTTGCTGCAGGTGAATGAAGAAGACACCCCCCTGGGCTCACACGTCAGTTCAACGCCTACTTTTGATTTACACTTGATTTACAACTCAACCAAAACTGGGATTTGGTTCATAATAACGTGAATTTAATGTGAAATCAAGAACAAAAAATGTCACCaggtcattggatttaggtgaacagttgggtgaaaaaaagaccaATTGCCCTtacgttgattcaatgtcatcacatagatttctggggttgaaatgacgtggaaacaacgttaattcaaccagtttttgcagaGTGGGACTGTTCTCTCTCAGTGACACTGAGGTCATTCTGACTCTGAACGTCACGAGAATATCTGATGAAGAGTATCGAAAGGAAACGGCAATGAAGATTTAATAGCTTGCCCTCCagctgccccccccacacacacacacacacacacacacacacacacacacacacacacacacacacacacacacacacacacacacatttacacacacacacacacatttacacacacacacacacacacacacacacacacttacacacacacacacacacacacacacacacacacacacacacacacacacacacacacacacacacacacacacacacacacacacacacacatttacaggtCAGTTTTAATAAACCCACCCTGCAGGGGACCAGTGTATGTGAGTTGAGAGGGGCGTACAGTACTGCTCCTAACCGGTCTCACTGGGTCGTACAGTACTGCTCCTAACCTGTCTCACTGGGTTGTACAGTACTGCTCCTAACCTGTCTCACTGGGTCGTACAATACTGCTCCTAACCGGTCTCACTGGGTCGTACAGTACTGCTCCTAACCTGTCTTACTGGGTTGTACAGTACTGCTCCTAACCTGTCTCACTGGGTCGTACAGTACTGCTCCTAACCGGTCTCACTGGGTCGTACAATACTGCTCCTAACCGGTCTCACTGGGTCGTACAGTACTGCTCCTAACCTGTCTCACTGGGTTGTACAGTACTGCTCCTAACCTGTCTCACTGGGTCGTACAGTACTGCTCCTAACCGGTCTCACTGGGTCGTACAGTACTGCTCCTAACCTGTCTCACTGGGTTGTACAGTACTGCAATCACCCAATGCTCTACCCTTCTCTCAACGCATCGCGTCAGCTCTGAAATGACTGGCCATTAAAAAGTACATGGAGTGGAAGCGATGGAGTGATGAAGTGAAGGAATGgacggatggagggatgaaatggTGCTATGTCATTAGAGAGAATGCCTGGCTGGCAGAAATAGTGCTGACATTCCAGTCCGGCTCTCCTCCAGCTCAGTGAGGGTGAGTTATAGTCCCATGGTCGCAGTGAGACCGGTTAGGAGCAGTACTGTACGGCCCAGTGAGACCGGTTAGGAGCAGTATTGTACAGCCCAGTGAGACAGGTTAGGAGCAGTACTGTACAGCCCAGTGAGACAGGTTAGGAGCAGTACTGTACAGCCCAGTGAGACAGGTTAGGAGCAGTACTGTACGACCCAGTGAGACAGGTTAGGAGCAGTACTGTACGACCCAGTGAGACCGGTTAGGAGCAGTACTGTACGGCCCAGTGAGACAGGTTAGGAGCAGTACTGTACGACCCAGTGAGCCTGGTTAGGAGCAGTACTGTACGACCCAGTGAGACCGGTTAGGAGCAGTACTGTACAGCCCAGTGAGACCGGTTAGGAGCAGTACTGTACGACCCAGTGAGACAGGTTAGGAGCAGTACTGTACGACCCAGTGAGACCGGTTAGGAGCAGTACTGTATGACCCAGTGAGACCGGTTAGGAGCGGTAATGTACAACCCAGTGAGACAGGTTAGAAGCAGTACTGTACGACCCAGTGAGACAGGTTAGGAGCGGTACTGTACAGCCCAGTGAGACAGGTTAGGAGCGGTACTGTACAGGTTAAGAGCAGTACTGTACGACCCGGTGAGACCGGTTAGGAGCAGTACTGTACAACCCAGTGAGACCGGTTAGGAGCAGTACTGTACGACCCAGTGAGACAGGTTAGGAGCAGTACTGTACGACCCAGTGAGACCGGTTAGGAGCAGTACTGTACGACCCAGTGAGACCGGTTAGGAGCAGTACTGTACGACCCAGTGAGACCGGTTAGGAGCAGTACTGTACGACCCAGTGAGACCGGTTAGGAGCAGTACTGTACGACCCAGTGAGACCGGTTAGGAGCGGTACTGTACAGCCCAGTGAGACAGGTTAGGAGCGGTACTGTACAGGTTAAGAGCAGTACTGTACGACCC encodes:
- the LOC106569517 gene encoding semaphorin-6B isoform X2: MVGETVSGMARCPYDPRHANVALFAEGSLFTGTVTDFLAIDAVIYRSLGDSPALRTVKHDSKWFREPFFVSAVEWGPHVYFFFREMAMEFHHLEKVMVSRVARVCKGDMGGSQRVLEKQWTSFLKARLNCSVPGDSHFYFNLLHATSPILNMNGRDVILGLFSTPPNSIPGSAVCVFDMQQLARVFEGRFKEQKSPESIWTPVPDELVPKPRPGGCAVQGSPFSSSKSLPDEVLNFVKTHPLMDETIPLVGHRPWVVKTMGRYQLTAMVVDTEAGPHRNHTVLFLGSTRGTVLKFLILPSGENSPTHSSVFLEEVEGFNPEKCGEDSVQARQLLFLSLDRPSHTLLLAFPSCLVRLPTARCHLHSRCMKSCLTSRDPYCGWTRGSTCSFLRPGTRLPFHQDSEYGNFSHLGDCDGVIQQSLLIEPESLVSLNLLVASAVSAFTIGAALSGLAVCWIMAHKPGNRRHGNNTPQSTIQRQERGMLTSGGGMGGSVLSVTRQGGGDRPCSQGGETLFVMPNGWGKSGELDPGFLPTPEHTPQQKRRGLRLSDSGSGGWDNSQTYLGGSTMGLASPCPLPCPPHPSTAVYLTTRLFQGGGGGRHGGEERGRGGETPRQHYVCLSKPRGEKGRSGTPKSALRKSAGEYVYPMTPQDSPDRRRVVSAPSAPMEFGEPLPLRWPPQEGYILSSQGMVPVPPSSMPTPKGQQYVAQHHTPGPGRSQLRGALGRGELGELVDLSQLLSKKSSNERTHNGQ
- the LOC106569517 gene encoding semaphorin-6B isoform X1, whose product is MCPCCAAMTTMAPPLTFLLLLLRLAHSSFPEEPGPLSYAPLEVVRRYPVFVGRAHRSSQRQELHIQTVLQVNRTLYIGARDDLYRVELDNMSGDEIFYSKKRTWESNKNDIRVCRMKGKHEEECRNFIKVLLSQHEGLFVCGTNAFNPLCANYTRDSLEMVGETVSGMARCPYDPRHANVALFAEGSLFTGTVTDFLAIDAVIYRSLGDSPALRTVKHDSKWFREPFFVSAVEWGPHVYFFFREMAMEFHHLEKVMVSRVARVCKGDMGGSQRVLEKQWTSFLKARLNCSVPGDSHFYFNLLHATSPILNMNGRDVILGLFSTPPNSIPGSAVCVFDMQQLARVFEGRFKEQKSPESIWTPVPDELVPKPRPGGCAVQGSPFSSSKSLPDEVLNFVKTHPLMDETIPLVGHRPWVVKTMGRYQLTAMVVDTEAGPHRNHTVLFLGSTRGTVLKFLILPSGENSPTHSSVFLEEVEGFNPEKCGEDSVQARQLLFLSLDRPSHTLLLAFPSCLVRLPTARCHLHSRCMKSCLTSRDPYCGWTRGSTCSFLRPGTRLPFHQDSEYGNFSHLGDCDGVIQQSLLIEPESLVSLNLLVASAVSAFTIGAALSGLAVCWIMAHKPGNRRHGNNTPQSTIQRQERGMLTSGGGMGGSVLSVTRQGGGDRPCSQGGETLFVMPNGWGKSGELDPGFLPTPEHTPQQKRRGLRLSDSGSGGWDNSQTYLGGSTMGLASPCPLPCPPHPSTAVYLTTRLFQGGGGGRHGGEERGRGGETPRQHYVCLSKPRGEKGRSGTPKSALRKSAGEYVYPMTPQDSPDRRRVVSAPSAPMEFGEPLPLRWPPQEGYILSSQGMVPVPPSSMPTPKGQQYVAQHHTPGPGRSQLRGALGRGELGELVDLSQLLSKKSSNERTHNGQ